The following is a genomic window from bacterium.
GTAAATTTCATAACAGAGGATGGAGGAGCAAAGGGATTTTTGTTCAAGAAAATGAAGCTATTTGCACATGACTATGGGAATAGCAAAAATCGTGATAGCGACGCAAATATGGCCGTTGGACGCATCTTATTCATATAACATTCAAAATAAAGACATTCCCAGCGATTTTTAGTAAGCTGGAAATATCTTTATCATAAGAAATGTAATAATCAGCTGAATTATATGTGTTTTATTTCGAGACTTTTTGCACGAGTTCGTCTGCGAGATCTGTCATCTCCCACTTGAACTCAGGAAGTTCTCTCCCAAAATGACCGTATGCCGCCGTTTTAAAGTATATTGGCCTTAGAAGATCAAGGTGTTCTATCATGCCCTTCGGAGTCAGTGGAAAAGTATTTCTAATTAGTTTAACTAGTTCGAATTCGGAAACCCTACCTGTTCCATATGTATTAACCATTATGCTTACAGGATTTGCAACTCCAATAGCATAGGCAAGTTGAAGCTCACATTTTTCAGCCAAATCAGCTGCAACAATATTCTTGGCAATGTAGCGCGCCATGTAGCTTGCCGACCGATCAACTTTGGAGGGGTCTTTACCGGAGAAGCAACCGCCGCCATGGCTTCCGACTCCACCATAGGTATCGACGATGATTTTCCTTCCGGTAAGGCCGGTATCTGCAACAGGCCCGCCGAGGACGAATCTGCCGGTGGGATTAATGTGATATTTAGTATCGCTATCCAGCATATTTTCAGGAATTATTGGTTGAATAATATGCTTATATACCGCCGGGCGCAGTTCTTCCATATCTATATCCGGTGTGTGTTGTGTGCTTATAACAACGGCTTCGATCCGCTTAGGTTTGCCGTTTTCATACTCAACAGTTACCTGAGATTTGCCATCTGGACGAAGCCAGTCAAGTTTTCCACTTTTACGCATTTCAGAAAGGCGAAAAGTTAATTTATGAGCCAAGTTTATTGGAAGTGGCATAAAAACTTCTGTCTCGTTAGAGGCGTATCCGAACATTATTCCCTGATCTCCAGCTCCATTACGATCCACTCCCATTGCGATATCAGGTGATTGCCTGTCGATAGCTGTAATTACTGCGGTATTTTCCCACTGAAATCCTGCGCGTGGGTCATTATACCCGATTTTATGGATGGTGTCTCGCACAATATGTGGTATATCGACATAGGATTCTGTCGTGATCTCGCCACCAACGAGAACCAAGCCTGTAGTAGTGAAGGTCTCACAGGCCACTCGCCCTTTAATATCCTTGGTCAAAACTGCATCGAGTACGGCATCGGAAATCTGATCACAGACTTTATCTGGATGTCCCTCGGTCACGCTTTCTGACGTGAAGAAATGGCTTTGTTTCATTTCATTCCTTCCTTTATTTTTTTTAAAACTCATTATAATAGCCGCCTTCGGAATGATCACCAAGGATCATCTTGGCCCATCGTCCGGTATAAGCAGATTCGTTGCCTAAAATGCTATTTCTAAGGTGAGCATTTTCCACCGAGGTTTTATCTCCTAGAATGGTGTTAGTAATAATCGAATCTTCGATAGTCGTGCCATCACCAACAGACACGTTTGGCCCGATAATACTTCTCTTAATTTGTGCCCCTTTGCCAAGATAAACGGGGGGAATAAAAACAACGGATTCCTCCGCCTGAGGAATTTTTACCTTTTTCAATAGATGCTTATTCGTAGCTATCAACGTGGAGACTGTTCCACAGTCGTGCCATCCTTGAATCTCCTTGGCGTAAAAAATCTGGCCTTCTTCTAGCATCAATCTCATCGCATCGGTAAGTTGATATTCTCCTCGGGTTTTAATGCCCCGTTCTACAAGTCTGCCAAGGGTTTCAGATATAACGTCTGAATTCTGAAATAGATAGAATCCAGCGATAGCCATATTACTTTTGGGTTGGGAAGGTTTTTCCTCCATACTGATAATCTTATTATCCGATAACTCGACAATGCCGAAACGCTGAGGGTTTGTCACACGATGGACTCCAATAATGTTGCCCGAATTCGTGCTCATTTCTGTCATGTCTGTCTCAATTATCGTGTCGCCGAGGGCGACGATAACCGGTTCGTTATTACACTGCTGGAGCCCCAATTTCACTGCGTATCCCAATCCTAGAAGCTTCTCCTGCTCGACAAAAATGGCCTTCCCCGGATATTTCCTTTCGACGAATTCCTTAATCTTATCACCTAGATAGCCTATGATGAGAATAAACTGCTCGATACCAAAATCATCAAGGTTGTCCATAAGATGAGCTAGTATTGGCTTGCCCGCAACTGGAAGAAGTGGTTTCGGCACAGTCGCAGTGAAGGGTTTTAATCTTGTTCCGGCGCCCGCTACTGGTATTATAGCTTTCATAAGATATTTTCACTAATCCTTAAAATTTACAAGCGCCTCTTTTAATTTATCGATGACTTCGACCGGTTTAGGATCGACCTCGTTCAATATTGCCATGTAATAACTAATCCAGTCGCCGAGTTGAATCAGGCTGAACATCCTCGATAAAAGCGATTCGCCTTTCGAATGGAGTGTAATCGATTGGATTCCTAATTCTTCAATGGTTCCATGAAGGAATTCCATGCGGAATTTAACTCGTGGATAAATATCAATGTCCTCTAAAAAAACCCCAACTACAACGCTAGGCAGCGAACCGAGTATCTTCCAACCTACAAGTTCATTGTGATTATTTTCCGGTAAAACTGCACTATATGCCAACTGCTTAGCATTCTCGTTAATTTGCCCACGAAAGCGAACTCCAACCGCATTG
Proteins encoded in this region:
- the metK gene encoding methionine adenosyltransferase yields the protein MKQSHFFTSESVTEGHPDKVCDQISDAVLDAVLTKDIKGRVACETFTTTGLVLVGGEITTESYVDIPHIVRDTIHKIGYNDPRAGFQWENTAVITAIDRQSPDIAMGVDRNGAGDQGIMFGYASNETEVFMPLPINLAHKLTFRLSEMRKSGKLDWLRPDGKSQVTVEYENGKPKRIEAVVISTQHTPDIDMEELRPAVYKHIIQPIIPENMLDSDTKYHINPTGRFVLGGPVADTGLTGRKIIVDTYGGVGSHGGGCFSGKDPSKVDRSASYMARYIAKNIVAADLAEKCELQLAYAIGVANPVSIMVNTYGTGRVSEFELVKLIRNTFPLTPKGMIEHLDLLRPIYFKTAAYGHFGRELPEFKWEMTDLADELVQKVSK
- a CDS encoding NTP transferase domain-containing protein, whose amino-acid sequence is MKAIIPVAGAGTRLKPFTATVPKPLLPVAGKPILAHLMDNLDDFGIEQFILIIGYLGDKIKEFVERKYPGKAIFVEQEKLLGLGYAVKLGLQQCNNEPVIVALGDTIIETDMTEMSTNSGNIIGVHRVTNPQRFGIVELSDNKIISMEEKPSQPKSNMAIAGFYLFQNSDVISETLGRLVERGIKTRGEYQLTDAMRLMLEEGQIFYAKEIQGWHDCGTVSTLIATNKHLLKKVKIPQAEESVVFIPPVYLGKGAQIKRSIIGPNVSVGDGTTIEDSIITNTILGDKTSVENAHLRNSILGNESAYTGRWAKMILGDHSEGGYYNEF